One Aliidiomarina minuta genomic region harbors:
- the ispE gene encoding 4-(cytidine 5'-diphospho)-2-C-methyl-D-erythritol kinase, which translates to MTEISIAAPAKINLFLHITGRRDDGYHELETLFQFLSVCDELHFQLTDTGHVQLSNDIPGVSPQNNLIIQAAQRLLPLRHDRNQGATITLHKKIPMGGGLGGGSSDAASTLLALNKLWQLQLSIDQLAEIGLQLGADVPVFVRGKAAFAQGVGEKLIYAEPEQNWYLIVNPQVHVSTAEVFTHPDLPRRTPIVNGNPENWQQYRNDCQDLVCRLQPSVANALAWLLEYAPTRMTGTGACVFGCFPSEESANHALSELPTEFSGFVAQGLNTSPAWHQL; encoded by the coding sequence ATGACTGAAATAAGTATAGCGGCTCCGGCCAAGATAAATCTCTTTTTGCACATCACCGGACGCCGCGATGACGGTTATCACGAACTGGAAACCCTGTTTCAATTCCTTTCAGTCTGCGACGAGCTCCACTTTCAGTTAACCGACACTGGTCATGTGCAGTTGAGTAACGACATCCCCGGGGTTTCTCCTCAGAACAATCTTATTATTCAGGCCGCGCAGCGTTTACTGCCCTTACGCCACGACAGGAACCAGGGCGCTACCATTACGTTACATAAAAAAATCCCTATGGGAGGCGGTTTAGGAGGCGGCTCCTCAGACGCTGCCAGTACTTTATTAGCACTGAATAAATTGTGGCAACTTCAGCTTTCCATTGACCAACTCGCTGAAATCGGCTTGCAACTGGGAGCTGATGTTCCTGTTTTCGTCAGAGGCAAAGCCGCTTTTGCACAGGGTGTCGGAGAAAAACTTATATATGCTGAACCGGAGCAAAACTGGTATCTGATCGTCAACCCTCAGGTGCATGTCAGCACCGCTGAAGTCTTTACCCACCCTGACCTGCCCCGCAGAACACCCATCGTAAATGGCAACCCGGAAAACTGGCAACAGTACCGTAATGACTGTCAGGATTTGGTCTGCCGTTTACAGCCTTCTGTTGCCAATGCCCTGGCCTGGTTGTTAGAATACGCCCCGACCCGAATGACTGGTACCGGGGCTTGTGTATTTGGCTGCTTTCCCAGCGAGGAATCAGCAAACCACGCTCTGTCTGAGCTCCCAACCGAGTTTAGCGGCTTTGTTGCGCAAGGGTTGAACACCTCTCCGGCGTGGCATCAGCTGTAA
- the lolB gene encoding lipoprotein insertase outer membrane protein LolB gives MRHICFLMLITLFLTACASRPDSVSETDADQQLIATHQAQLADIDNWEFQARMAFFNFRDNERHSASIRWQQAPESLYIRISHPLRGTLAQLEQQPGYAILTDDDDNQYYARDVSELLVQNLNIYLPVELINDALLGRHPGTRLLQPRYFEDGSLASYQVDVSEPGQASDRWSVLLSNYAAAQNHSALVPHSLELESSDYRIRLNISRWQIISPEDETHYD, from the coding sequence ATGCGACACATTTGCTTTTTGATGCTAATAACTTTGTTTCTGACGGCCTGTGCTTCACGCCCCGACTCAGTATCAGAAACAGATGCTGATCAGCAGTTAATCGCCACTCATCAGGCACAGCTGGCGGACATTGATAACTGGGAGTTTCAGGCGCGCATGGCTTTTTTCAATTTCAGAGATAACGAACGCCACAGCGCCAGTATTCGCTGGCAACAGGCACCAGAAAGTCTGTATATACGAATTTCACATCCGTTGAGAGGTACGTTAGCGCAGTTAGAGCAGCAGCCAGGTTATGCCATTCTAACCGACGATGATGACAATCAGTATTATGCCCGTGATGTCAGCGAACTGTTGGTACAAAATCTTAATATTTACCTGCCGGTCGAGCTGATTAATGACGCCCTGCTTGGCCGCCACCCTGGCACCAGATTGCTTCAGCCACGTTATTTTGAAGATGGCAGCCTCGCTTCTTACCAGGTTGATGTCAGCGAACCAGGCCAGGCCAGCGACCGCTGGTCAGTACTACTCAGCAATTATGCGGCGGCTCAGAATCATAGCGCATTAGTCCCCCACTCCCTTGAACTCGAGTCCAGCGATTACCGCATTCGCCTGAATATATCGCGCTGGCAGATTATTAGCCCGGAAGATGAGACCCATTATGACTGA
- the hemA gene encoding glutamyl-tRNA reductase, translating into MTILALGVNHKTASVEVREKVAFQPEELEMALQSLTQLGHVSESVIVSTCNRTELYCHLEEDDLTPVIEWFAAFHQLPADELSQYLYQHADVGAINHLMSVASGLDSLVLGEPQILGQVKQAFQQAREAGTVGTIFERLFQSTFSVAKDVRTNTEVGQNAVSVAFAAVNLAKHIFSSLSKARVLLVGAGETAELVARHLSEQGVARIQIANRTRSRGEALAKAVGGEAHSLTDLHELLPQADIVISSTASPLPIIGKGLIESAIKKRRHQPMLLIDLAVPRDIEEQVSELDDVYLYTVDDLQSIVSENRAQRETQADVARDMISLQAQAFNEWLRSLNSVDLLRRYRSGNEALMQQPLDRALNALAAGKPANEVVQELANRLTNTLMHEPTRAIQDAGRRGDLTALAAYQKLIK; encoded by the coding sequence ATGACCATCTTAGCACTTGGTGTTAACCATAAAACTGCCTCCGTGGAAGTTCGTGAAAAGGTTGCCTTTCAACCTGAAGAACTTGAAATGGCGCTGCAGTCGCTGACCCAGTTAGGTCATGTTTCCGAAAGCGTTATTGTATCTACCTGTAATCGTACAGAATTGTATTGCCATCTTGAAGAAGATGATCTAACCCCGGTGATTGAATGGTTCGCTGCCTTTCACCAGTTACCTGCAGACGAACTGAGTCAGTACTTGTATCAGCATGCTGATGTGGGCGCTATTAATCATTTGATGTCAGTCGCTTCGGGGCTTGATTCACTTGTGCTCGGCGAACCACAAATTCTGGGCCAGGTGAAGCAGGCTTTCCAGCAGGCTCGTGAAGCTGGCACCGTAGGGACGATATTTGAACGGCTGTTCCAATCTACTTTCTCGGTCGCAAAAGACGTGCGAACCAATACCGAAGTAGGTCAGAACGCGGTATCTGTTGCTTTTGCTGCCGTTAATCTGGCGAAACACATCTTTTCCAGTCTTTCGAAGGCCCGCGTATTGCTGGTTGGCGCGGGAGAAACCGCAGAGCTGGTGGCGCGTCACTTAAGTGAGCAGGGTGTCGCCCGTATTCAGATAGCTAACCGTACTCGTAGTCGTGGCGAAGCACTGGCAAAAGCAGTGGGTGGAGAGGCGCATTCGTTAACTGACCTGCATGAGTTATTACCGCAGGCAGATATTGTTATCTCATCTACGGCAAGCCCTTTACCTATCATCGGTAAAGGTTTGATTGAAAGCGCCATTAAAAAACGCCGGCATCAGCCTATGCTGCTCATTGATTTGGCCGTTCCCCGTGACATTGAGGAGCAGGTCAGTGAGTTGGATGATGTTTATCTGTATACGGTTGATGACTTGCAGAGCATTGTTAGTGAAAACCGTGCCCAACGTGAAACTCAGGCGGATGTAGCCCGCGATATGATTAGTTTGCAGGCGCAGGCGTTTAACGAGTGGCTGCGCAGTCTCAATAGTGTAGATCTGCTACGCCGTTATCGTTCCGGCAATGAGGCGCTGATGCAACAGCCTTTGGACCGGGCCCTGAATGCACTGGCAGCCGGTAAACCTGCCAACGAAGTGGTGCAGGAGCTAGCCAACCGACTAACGAACACTTTGATGCATGAACCTACGCGTGCGATACAGGATGCGGGACGGCGAGGGGATTTAACTGCCCTGGCTGCCTATCAGAAATTAATTAAATAA